From Ramlibacter agri, a single genomic window includes:
- a CDS encoding efflux RND transporter periplasmic adaptor subunit, translated as MNKQSRWGLVASLLIPLGLQAAQPLGCLIEPYRVSEVGSPVIGVIETTLAERGARVTAGQPLATLRADVERSSVAVAASKAQAVGELQAAEANAVLARQKLARAKDLADQQFISSQALEQARAEADVAENRLAQAREQRTVLMREHDLAQAQLGLRTIRSPITGVIVDRYLSAGERVEEKPIFRVAMVNPLRVEVVLPASFYSAVREGQSFTVTPDFPGTAPRVAKVALVDKVIDGASNTFRVRLELPNPNLELPAGLRCKADMGAAVEAPAPIKPVPRPGGRATNDASLLLQMAPVLVKSPSLRP; from the coding sequence ATGAATAAACAAAGTCGTTGGGGCCTGGTTGCGTCGTTGTTGATCCCGCTGGGCCTCCAGGCTGCCCAGCCCCTGGGTTGCCTGATCGAGCCGTACCGGGTGTCCGAAGTGGGCAGCCCGGTCATCGGCGTGATCGAAACCACCCTGGCCGAGCGCGGTGCGCGCGTGACGGCCGGCCAGCCGCTGGCCACCTTGCGCGCCGACGTCGAACGCTCGTCGGTCGCCGTCGCCGCCAGCAAGGCCCAGGCCGTCGGCGAGCTGCAGGCGGCGGAGGCCAACGCGGTGCTGGCCCGCCAGAAGCTGGCGCGCGCCAAGGACCTGGCCGACCAGCAGTTCATCTCCAGCCAGGCGCTGGAACAGGCGCGGGCCGAGGCGGACGTCGCCGAGAACCGCCTCGCGCAGGCGCGCGAGCAGCGCACGGTGCTGATGCGCGAGCACGACCTGGCGCAGGCGCAGCTGGGCCTGCGCACGATCCGCAGCCCGATCACCGGGGTCATCGTCGACCGCTATCTCTCGGCCGGCGAGCGGGTGGAGGAGAAGCCGATCTTCCGCGTCGCCATGGTCAACCCGCTGCGGGTGGAAGTGGTGCTGCCGGCTTCCTTCTACAGCGCCGTGCGCGAAGGCCAGAGCTTCACCGTCACCCCCGATTTCCCTGGCACCGCGCCGCGCGTGGCCAAGGTGGCGCTGGTCGACAAGGTGATCGACGGCGCGAGCAACACCTTCCGCGTGCGGCTGGAGCTGCCCAACCCCAACCTGGAATTGCCGGCCGGCCTGCGCTGCAAGGCCGACATGGGCGCCGCCGTCGAGGCGCCGGCGCCAATCAAGCCGGTGCCGCGGCCCGGCGGGCGTGCCACCAACGACGCCTCCTTGCTGTTGCAGATGGCGCCGGTGCTGGTGAAGTCGCCCAGCCTGAGGCCCTGA
- a CDS encoding DEAD/DEAH box helicase, translating to MTAAALAWPAPGVLWGEYPQQEAKKPGESRSRRRLSRRALERFADTVAAALPPDHGGLTQRLAALPALARDPQAWMVEAMVLAATALTQELGYPPHRQQLLAARVLLDERLAEMNTGEGKTAAIALAAAVAALSRTPVHVVTANDYLAQRDAERLQRFYWRLGLRVAFVTQPMEAARRRQAYGADVTYCTAKELAFDYLRDSLGRAAGLAPLEQRARRLAGAQGAGEAPVLRGLCMAILDEADTVLVDEARMPLVLAQAEGSEVEAAFYAGALRTAQQLAPGTDYERRNDGRRFELTAAGRQRLAPWPLAAHALFGHRAHREAAVELALVALLVLRPEHEYIVRDGEVTLIDETTGRPAAGRAWSGGLHQLVELKEGVAATRRNGTLTQITFQRFFPRYLRLAGASGTLREARGELRQVYGLDLVVIPPRVPSRLKQLPLELWPDSPQLWERVADEAARVAGTGRAVLIGTESVAQSETLSEVLGRHGLAHRVLNARQDRDEAELIAAAGGHGRITVATSMAGRGTDIVCDALVLARGGLHVILCQLNASARIDRQFVGRAGRQGQPGSVQRLLAADFPLLVRWWPARWLRWLAHAGRPRALANVTLWLAQRRESFTHRYDRVKLSHVAASEDRDLTFSRQVLHE from the coding sequence ATGACGGCCGCAGCGCTCGCCTGGCCCGCGCCCGGGGTCCTGTGGGGCGAATACCCGCAGCAGGAGGCCAAGAAGCCCGGCGAGTCGCGCAGCCGGCGCCGCCTGAGCCGCCGCGCCCTCGAACGCTTCGCCGACACCGTGGCCGCCGCGCTGCCGCCCGACCACGGCGGGCTGACGCAGCGCCTGGCGGCACTCCCCGCGCTCGCGCGCGACCCGCAGGCCTGGATGGTGGAAGCGATGGTGCTGGCGGCAACGGCGCTGACCCAGGAACTGGGCTACCCGCCACATCGCCAGCAGCTGCTGGCAGCGCGCGTGCTGCTGGACGAACGCCTCGCGGAAATGAACACGGGCGAGGGCAAGACCGCCGCCATCGCGCTGGCCGCGGCGGTCGCCGCGCTGAGCCGCACGCCGGTACACGTGGTCACCGCCAACGACTATCTCGCGCAGCGCGATGCCGAGCGGCTGCAGCGCTTCTACTGGCGCCTCGGCCTGCGCGTGGCTTTCGTGACGCAGCCGATGGAAGCGGCGCGCCGCCGCCAGGCCTATGGCGCCGACGTCACCTACTGCACGGCCAAGGAACTGGCCTTCGACTACCTGCGTGACAGCCTGGGCCGGGCCGCCGGCCTGGCGCCGCTGGAGCAACGCGCCCGCCGCCTGGCCGGTGCGCAGGGCGCGGGCGAGGCTCCGGTATTGCGCGGCCTGTGCATGGCGATCCTCGACGAAGCGGACACGGTGCTGGTCGACGAGGCCCGCATGCCGCTGGTGCTGGCCCAGGCCGAAGGCTCCGAGGTCGAAGCGGCCTTCTACGCGGGCGCGCTGCGCACCGCGCAGCAGCTCGCGCCCGGCACCGACTACGAGCGCCGCAACGACGGCCGCCGCTTCGAACTGACCGCCGCCGGCCGCCAGCGCCTGGCGCCGTGGCCGCTCGCGGCGCACGCGCTGTTCGGCCACCGCGCGCATCGCGAAGCGGCGGTCGAACTCGCCCTGGTGGCCTTGCTGGTGCTGCGGCCCGAGCACGAGTACATCGTGCGCGATGGCGAGGTCACCCTCATCGACGAGACCACCGGCCGTCCCGCGGCCGGCCGCGCCTGGTCGGGCGGCTTGCACCAGCTGGTGGAGCTGAAGGAAGGCGTGGCCGCCACCCGGCGCAACGGCACGCTCACGCAGATCACCTTCCAGCGCTTCTTCCCGCGCTACCTGCGGCTGGCGGGCGCCAGCGGCACGCTGCGCGAAGCGCGCGGCGAATTGCGCCAGGTCTACGGCCTGGACCTGGTGGTGATCCCGCCGCGCGTGCCTTCGCGCCTGAAGCAGCTGCCGCTGGAGTTGTGGCCGGACAGCCCGCAGCTGTGGGAACGCGTGGCCGACGAGGCCGCGCGGGTGGCGGGCACGGGCCGCGCCGTCCTGATCGGCACCGAGAGCGTGGCGCAATCGGAGACGCTGTCCGAAGTGCTCGGGCGGCACGGGCTCGCACACCGTGTGCTGAACGCGCGCCAGGACCGCGACGAGGCCGAATTGATTGCGGCGGCAGGCGGCCATGGCCGGATCACGGTCGCCACCAGCATGGCGGGCCGCGGCACGGACATCGTCTGCGACGCGCTGGTGCTGGCCCGCGGCGGGCTGCACGTCATCCTCTGCCAACTGAACGCATCCGCGCGCATCGACCGCCAGTTCGTCGGCCGGGCGGGGCGCCAGGGCCAGCCCGGGAGCGTGCAGCGGCTGCTGGCGGCGGATTTCCCGCTGCTGGTGCGCTGGTGGCCGGCCCGCTGGCTGCGCTGGCTGGCGCACGCCGGGCGGCCGCGGGCGTTGGCAAACGTCACGCTTTGGCTCGCCCAGCGGCGCGAGTCCTTTACCCATCGTTACGATCGTGTGAAACTCAGCCATGTCGCGGCCTCCGAGGACCGCGACCTGACGTTCAGCCGACAGGTGCTGCATGAATAA
- a CDS encoding PqqD family peptide modification chaperone: MTQPLVSGSWYRVAPLKPSLAAGIRIVRQVVRDQVWHVLVEPGSGRQLRLNPAAYAFAGRCDGRSTVGELWQALLESLGDQAPTQDEVLRLLAQLSRAGMLQFDSAPNLSLLFARRNEDEERSRRAFINPLALRTRLFDPTRLLDALLPFVMRFARWPLALAWIAAVLLGALAAAVNFPVLKADALRVMATPSSWGIAWLAYPIVKALHELGHALAVRRFGGAVREVGVSLMFLTPAPYVDASAANAFPSARQRAIVSAAGIAVELALAALALFAWTWLAPGLARDAALVVVLICSVSTLLFNANPLLRLDGYHLLADLLQLPNLALRSQAWWATQWRRLLGAGDALPPGTLSAGEGKWLALYAPASLLYRIGLLAGLVFWIGRQSWLLGWVAALAFVALAVAGVLRGLLRSASSAPDLRARRRGLLAAGSFAVAVFVLAFVVPAPSSVVARGVVWPPERAQLRPEAAGFVESASVRDGSAVEPGQVVLSLSDPALVAVRDKAAGEQPGLYAQQYQALLQDPSKAADLNAQIERNQAELARAEQQLANLELRSQAGGRAVWPREGDLPGRYAKRGEMLGYVLQPGAAQVRLVLRDEDLLRVRGRVQSIEVRLAEAPGEVHAAKLQSETPAATRQLPSAALGDREGGPVAIDPADKDGLRSQQPVFLWDVAVPGIAGERIGSRAWVKLQLPPEPLGLQAVRVLRQMLVRQFSPTGQA, encoded by the coding sequence ATGACGCAGCCGCTGGTCAGCGGGTCCTGGTACCGGGTCGCGCCGCTCAAGCCCAGTCTCGCCGCGGGCATCCGCATCGTGCGGCAGGTGGTGCGCGACCAGGTCTGGCACGTGCTGGTCGAACCGGGCTCGGGCCGGCAATTGCGCCTGAATCCCGCGGCCTACGCCTTTGCCGGACGATGTGACGGTCGCAGCACTGTCGGCGAGCTGTGGCAGGCCTTGCTGGAAAGCCTGGGCGACCAGGCGCCGACGCAGGACGAGGTGCTGCGGCTGCTGGCGCAGCTCTCGCGCGCCGGCATGCTGCAGTTCGACAGCGCGCCCAACCTCTCACTGCTGTTCGCCCGCCGCAACGAGGACGAGGAGCGCAGCCGCCGCGCCTTCATCAACCCGCTGGCGCTGCGCACGCGCCTGTTCGACCCGACCCGGCTGCTGGATGCGCTGCTGCCTTTCGTCATGCGTTTCGCACGCTGGCCACTGGCGCTGGCGTGGATCGCCGCCGTGCTGCTCGGCGCGCTGGCAGCGGCCGTGAACTTCCCGGTGCTCAAGGCCGATGCGCTGCGCGTGATGGCGACGCCTTCGAGCTGGGGCATCGCCTGGCTGGCTTACCCGATCGTCAAGGCGCTGCACGAACTGGGGCACGCCCTGGCGGTGCGGCGCTTCGGCGGCGCCGTGCGCGAAGTGGGCGTGTCGCTGATGTTCCTGACGCCCGCGCCCTATGTGGATGCCAGCGCCGCCAACGCCTTTCCCAGCGCGCGCCAGCGCGCCATCGTCAGCGCCGCCGGCATCGCGGTGGAACTGGCGCTGGCCGCGCTGGCCCTGTTCGCCTGGACCTGGCTGGCGCCGGGCCTGGCGCGCGACGCGGCCTTGGTGGTGGTCTTGATCTGCTCGGTCTCCACGCTCCTTTTCAACGCCAACCCGCTGCTGCGGCTGGATGGCTACCACCTGCTGGCCGACCTGCTGCAGCTGCCCAACCTGGCGCTGCGCAGCCAGGCCTGGTGGGCGACGCAGTGGCGGCGCTTGCTGGGCGCCGGTGACGCGCTGCCGCCCGGCACGCTGTCGGCGGGTGAGGGCAAGTGGCTGGCGCTGTATGCCCCGGCCTCGCTGCTGTATCGCATCGGCCTGCTGGCCGGGCTGGTGTTCTGGATCGGCCGCCAGTCCTGGCTGCTCGGATGGGTGGCGGCGCTGGCCTTCGTGGCGCTGGCGGTGGCGGGCGTGTTGCGCGGGTTGCTGCGCTCGGCGTCGAGCGCGCCCGACCTGCGCGCGCGCCGGCGCGGACTGCTGGCTGCGGGCAGCTTCGCGGTGGCGGTGTTCGTGCTGGCCTTCGTGGTGCCGGCGCCGAGCAGCGTGGTCGCACGCGGCGTCGTCTGGCCGCCGGAGCGGGCGCAGCTGCGGCCGGAGGCGGCGGGCTTCGTCGAAAGCGCTTCGGTGCGCGATGGCAGCGCGGTGGAGCCCGGGCAGGTGGTGCTCTCGCTGTCGGACCCGGCGCTGGTGGCCGTTCGCGACAAGGCGGCCGGCGAGCAGCCTGGCCTCTACGCGCAGCAATACCAGGCGCTGCTGCAGGACCCTTCCAAGGCCGCGGACCTCAATGCGCAGATCGAGCGCAACCAGGCGGAGCTGGCGCGGGCCGAGCAGCAGCTGGCCAACCTGGAGCTGCGCTCGCAGGCCGGTGGCCGCGCCGTCTGGCCGCGCGAAGGCGACCTGCCGGGTCGCTACGCGAAGCGCGGCGAGATGCTGGGCTACGTGCTGCAGCCCGGCGCCGCGCAGGTGCGCCTGGTGCTGCGCGACGAGGACTTGCTGCGCGTGCGCGGTCGCGTGCAATCGATCGAGGTGCGGCTGGCCGAAGCGCCCGGTGAAGTGCACGCGGCAAAGCTCCAGAGCGAGACTCCGGCCGCGACCCGCCAGCTTCCCAGCGCGGCGCTGGGCGACCGCGAGGGCGGCCCGGTGGCGATCGACCCGGCCGACAAGGACGGCCTGCGCAGCCAGCAGCCGGTCTTCCTGTGGGATGTGGCCGTGCCGGGCATCGCCGGCGAGCGCATCGGCAGCCGCGCTTGGGTCAAGCTGCAGCTGCCGCCCGAGCCGCTGGGCCTGCAGGCCGTGCGGGTCCTGCGCCAGATGCTGGTGCGGCAGTTCAGCCCCACCGGTCAGGCATGA
- a CDS encoding HlyD family efflux transporter periplasmic adaptor subunit, with translation MDKAPPPLLAAVAVATATASEAVLRCQAALLARPRLAEAATALAVELAEILKCRRVSVALLEGERLRIAGSSQANALDTRHDAAAAVLAAMHEALDQGQSVPWPPLATHPPVSLAQRELAAGGSACSIPLVADRKRAGALALERDGDPFTPGELALAEDVASFAAPLLALQQLAASPWHKRSARWLRERLATPSRKRSAWAAGLVAVAVLLAVPFPWRVSAPARLEGSVQRAVAAATDGFLQQANVRPGDLVKAGQVLAQLSSQDLELERKRRESELRQNENAYRAAEARSDRTQMVINQAKAAETQAMLSLAETQLERSQLVAPFDGVVIKGDLSQNLGAPVQKGEVLMVLSPSASFRLIVEVDEADIAAVQPGQQGQLALAARPEQPIRFVTRRIVPVATAADGRNYFEVEGTPLDAQTDLRPGLSGVAKIEVGQQSLGWLLFHRAAAWLRLAVWTVAL, from the coding sequence ATGGACAAGGCCCCGCCGCCCCTTCTCGCTGCTGTCGCCGTCGCGACCGCAACCGCTTCCGAGGCTGTCCTGCGCTGCCAGGCCGCCCTGCTGGCGCGGCCGCGCCTGGCCGAGGCCGCCACCGCGCTGGCGGTGGAACTGGCTGAAATCCTGAAATGCCGGCGCGTCAGCGTCGCCCTGCTCGAAGGCGAGCGGCTGCGCATCGCCGGCAGCTCGCAGGCCAACGCGCTCGATACCCGCCACGATGCCGCGGCCGCCGTGCTGGCGGCCATGCACGAGGCGCTGGACCAGGGCCAGAGCGTTCCCTGGCCGCCGCTGGCCACGCATCCGCCGGTGTCGCTGGCGCAGCGCGAACTGGCCGCGGGCGGCAGCGCCTGCAGCATCCCGCTGGTGGCCGACCGCAAGCGCGCCGGAGCGCTGGCGCTGGAGCGCGATGGCGATCCTTTCACTCCCGGCGAATTGGCGCTGGCGGAAGACGTGGCGAGCTTCGCTGCGCCGCTGCTCGCGCTGCAGCAGCTGGCGGCCTCGCCCTGGCACAAGCGCAGCGCGCGCTGGCTGCGCGAGCGCCTGGCCACGCCTTCGCGCAAGCGCAGCGCCTGGGCCGCGGGCCTGGTTGCAGTCGCCGTGCTGCTGGCCGTCCCCTTTCCCTGGCGGGTGAGCGCGCCGGCGCGGCTGGAAGGCTCGGTGCAGCGCGCCGTGGCCGCCGCCACCGACGGTTTCCTGCAGCAGGCCAACGTGCGTCCCGGCGACCTGGTGAAGGCCGGCCAGGTGCTGGCGCAGCTTTCCTCGCAGGACCTGGAGCTGGAACGCAAGCGGCGCGAAAGCGAGCTGCGCCAGAACGAGAACGCCTATCGCGCCGCCGAGGCCCGCAGCGACCGCACGCAGATGGTGATCAACCAGGCCAAGGCGGCGGAGACGCAGGCGATGCTGTCGCTGGCCGAAACGCAGCTGGAACGCAGCCAGCTGGTGGCGCCCTTCGACGGCGTCGTGATCAAGGGCGACCTGTCGCAGAACCTGGGCGCCCCGGTGCAGAAGGGCGAGGTGCTGATGGTGCTTTCGCCCAGCGCCAGCTTCCGCCTGATCGTGGAGGTGGACGAGGCCGACATCGCCGCCGTCCAGCCTGGCCAGCAAGGCCAGCTGGCGCTGGCGGCGCGGCCGGAACAGCCGATCCGCTTCGTCACGCGCCGCATCGTGCCGGTGGCGACCGCCGCCGATGGCCGCAACTACTTCGAGGTGGAAGGCACGCCGCTGGACGCGCAGACGGACCTGCGACCGGGCCTGAGCGGCGTGGCGAAGATCGAGGTCGGCCAGCAGTCGCTGGGCTGGCTGCTGTTCCACCGCGCCGCCGCCTGGCTGCGGCTGGCGGTCTGGACCGTCGCTCTCTAG
- a CDS encoding VOC family protein, giving the protein MMATRPFKVLGIQQIAIGGPDKLKLQKLWVDLFGLEVTGTFRSERENVDEDICALGTGPFKVEVDLMQPLDPEKKPAVHATPLNHVGLWIDDLPKAVEWLSANGLRFAPGGIRRGAAGFDICFVHPKGNEEFPVGGEGVLIELVQAPPEVVQAFAALAGQPGSSPTN; this is encoded by the coding sequence ATGATGGCCACGCGTCCGTTCAAGGTGCTGGGCATCCAGCAGATCGCCATCGGCGGGCCCGACAAGCTGAAACTGCAGAAGCTCTGGGTCGACCTGTTCGGCCTGGAGGTCACGGGCACTTTCAGGAGCGAGCGCGAGAACGTCGACGAGGACATCTGCGCGCTGGGCACCGGGCCGTTCAAGGTCGAAGTGGACCTGATGCAGCCGCTGGACCCGGAGAAGAAGCCGGCGGTGCACGCCACGCCGCTGAACCACGTCGGCCTGTGGATCGACGACCTGCCGAAGGCGGTGGAATGGCTCTCGGCCAACGGCCTGCGCTTCGCGCCGGGCGGCATCCGCCGCGGCGCGGCCGGTTTCGACATCTGCTTCGTCCATCCCAAGGGCAACGAGGAGTTCCCGGTGGGCGGCGAGGGCGTGCTGATCGAACTGGTGCAGGCGCCGCCGGAAGTGGTGCAGGCCTTCGCGGCCCTGGCCGGCCAACCGGGCTCAAGCCCGACGAACTGA
- a CDS encoding acetyl-CoA carboxylase biotin carboxylase subunit, with protein MFTKILIANRGEIACRVIQTARKMGIKTVAVYSDADRDARHVALADEAVFLGPAPSRESYLVADKIIAACKQTGAQAVHPGYGFLSENEGFAKRVEEEGITFIGPKHYSIAAMGDKIASKKLAKEARVNTIPGYNDAIETAEQAVSIAKDIGYPVMIKASAGGGGKGLRVAFNDQEAFEGFTSCRNEARNSFGDDRVFIEKFVEEPRHIEIQVLGDSQGSVIYLNERECSIQRRHQKVIEEAPSPFISEATRKAMGEQAVALAKAVKYQSAGTVEFVVGKDQSFYFLEMNTRLQVEHPVTECITGLDLVELMIRVAAGEPLPLKQQDVKRNGWAIECRINAEDPFRNFLPSTGRLVRFQPPKPSMWASDTEHLFGVRVDTGVGEGGEIPMFYDSMIAKLIVHGKDRKDAIARMREALNGFVIRGISSNIPFQAALLAHPDFQAGDFNTGFIAQHYAGGFKAEDVPHADPDFLVALAAYANRRALQRSAGIQGQLRGHEFKVGEDYVVVKLDDEGRHAQQAAKVSDYEVQSGSSVVETNGKRYAICSNWHLGGARIRGTADGKAFTAQVERGAGKNPLAIRIVHNGSRLDAMVLTPRTAELHALMPFKAPPDMSKFLLSPMPGLLVQVAVQPGQKVQAGERLAVIEAMKMENVLFASADGVVAKVMAGTGESLAVDQPIVEFE; from the coding sequence ATGTTCACCAAGATCCTCATTGCCAATCGCGGCGAAATTGCCTGCCGCGTGATCCAGACCGCCCGCAAGATGGGCATCAAGACCGTTGCCGTCTATTCGGACGCCGACCGCGACGCGCGCCACGTGGCGCTGGCTGACGAGGCCGTGTTCCTCGGCCCGGCACCCAGCCGCGAGAGCTACCTGGTCGCCGACAAGATCATCGCGGCCTGCAAGCAGACCGGCGCGCAGGCCGTGCACCCGGGCTATGGCTTCCTGTCCGAGAACGAAGGCTTTGCCAAGCGGGTGGAAGAGGAAGGCATCACCTTCATCGGACCCAAGCACTATTCCATCGCGGCCATGGGCGACAAGATCGCCTCCAAGAAGCTGGCGAAGGAAGCCAGGGTCAACACCATCCCCGGCTACAACGACGCCATCGAGACCGCGGAGCAGGCGGTGTCCATCGCCAAGGACATCGGCTACCCGGTGATGATCAAGGCCTCCGCCGGCGGCGGCGGCAAGGGCCTGCGCGTGGCCTTCAACGACCAGGAAGCCTTCGAGGGCTTCACCTCCTGCCGCAACGAGGCCCGCAACAGCTTCGGCGACGACCGGGTCTTCATCGAGAAGTTCGTCGAGGAGCCGCGCCACATCGAGATCCAGGTGCTGGGCGATTCGCAGGGCAGCGTGATCTACCTGAACGAGCGCGAGTGCTCCATCCAGCGCCGCCACCAGAAGGTGATCGAGGAGGCGCCGTCGCCCTTCATCAGCGAAGCCACCCGCAAGGCCATGGGCGAGCAGGCCGTGGCGCTGGCCAAGGCGGTGAAGTACCAGAGCGCCGGCACGGTGGAATTCGTGGTCGGCAAGGACCAGAGCTTCTACTTCCTGGAGATGAACACCCGCCTGCAGGTGGAGCACCCGGTCACCGAATGCATCACCGGCCTGGACCTGGTGGAGCTGATGATCCGCGTGGCGGCCGGCGAGCCGCTTCCGCTGAAGCAGCAGGACGTCAAGCGCAACGGCTGGGCGATCGAATGCCGCATCAACGCGGAAGATCCCTTCCGCAACTTCCTGCCTTCGACCGGCCGGCTGGTGCGCTTCCAGCCGCCCAAGCCCAGCATGTGGGCGAGCGACACCGAGCACCTGTTCGGCGTGCGCGTGGACACCGGCGTAGGCGAGGGCGGCGAGATCCCGATGTTCTACGACTCGATGATCGCCAAGCTGATCGTGCACGGCAAGGACCGCAAGGACGCGATCGCCAGGATGCGCGAAGCGCTGAACGGCTTCGTGATCCGCGGCATCTCGAGCAACATCCCCTTCCAGGCCGCGCTGCTGGCGCACCCGGACTTCCAGGCCGGCGACTTCAACACCGGCTTCATCGCGCAGCACTACGCCGGCGGCTTCAAGGCCGAGGACGTGCCGCACGCCGACCCGGACTTCCTGGTGGCGCTGGCTGCCTACGCCAACCGCCGCGCCCTGCAGCGTTCGGCCGGCATCCAGGGCCAGCTGCGCGGGCACGAGTTCAAGGTGGGCGAGGACTACGTCGTCGTCAAGCTCGATGACGAAGGCAGGCACGCGCAGCAGGCGGCCAAGGTGTCCGACTACGAGGTGCAGTCCGGCTCCAGCGTGGTGGAGACCAACGGCAAGCGCTACGCCATCTGCAGCAACTGGCACCTGGGCGGCGCCCGCATCCGCGGCACCGCGGACGGCAAGGCCTTCACCGCGCAGGTGGAGCGCGGCGCCGGCAAGAACCCGCTGGCCATCCGCATCGTCCACAACGGCTCGCGCCTGGACGCAATGGTGCTGACCCCGCGCACGGCCGAACTGCATGCGCTGATGCCTTTCAAGGCGCCGCCGGACATGAGCAAGTTCCTGCTCTCGCCGATGCCGGGCCTGCTGGTGCAGGTGGCCGTGCAACCGGGCCAGAAGGTGCAGGCCGGCGAGCGCCTGGCCGTCATCGAGGCCATGAAGATGGAGAACGTGCTGTTCGCCTCGGCGGACGGCGTGGTTGCCAAGGTGATGGCGGGCACGGGCGAATCGCTGGCGGTGGACCAGCCGATCGTGGAGTTCGAATGA
- a CDS encoding acyl-CoA carboxylase subunit beta has product MQDILEQLERKRAAARLGGGERRIDAQHKKGKLTARERLELLLDEGTFEEWDMFVEHRSTDFGMADNKIPGDGVVTGYGMINGRLVFVFSQDFTVFGGALSEAHAEKICKVMDQAMKVGAPVIGLNDSGGARIQEGVASLGGYADVFQRNVMASGVVPQISMIMGPCAGGAVYSPAMTDFIFMVKDSSYMFVTGPEVVKTVTHEEVTAEELGGASTHTCRSGVADLAFENDVEALIMLRRLYNYLPLNNREKPPLRPSNDPADRMDFSLDTLVPDNANKPYDMKELITKTVDDGDFFELQPDYAKNIVIGFARMEGQTVGIVANNPLVLAGCLDIKSSIKAARFVRFCDAFNIPVVTFVDVPGFMPGTSQEYGGIIKHGAKLLYAYAECTVPKITVITRKAYGGAYDVMSSKHLRGDVNFAWPNAEIAVMGAKGAVEIIFREDKNDPAKLAAREAEYKARFANPFVAGARGFIDDVILPHETRKRICRSLVMLRDKKLENPWRKHGNIPL; this is encoded by the coding sequence ATGCAAGACATCCTGGAGCAGCTTGAGCGCAAGCGCGCGGCGGCCCGCCTGGGCGGCGGCGAGCGCCGCATCGACGCCCAGCACAAGAAGGGCAAGCTGACCGCGCGCGAGCGGCTCGAGCTGCTGCTCGACGAAGGCACCTTCGAGGAATGGGACATGTTCGTGGAGCACCGCTCCACGGACTTCGGCATGGCCGACAACAAGATCCCGGGCGACGGCGTCGTCACCGGCTACGGCATGATCAATGGCCGCCTGGTGTTCGTCTTCAGCCAGGACTTCACCGTCTTCGGCGGCGCGCTGTCGGAAGCGCATGCCGAGAAGATCTGCAAGGTGATGGACCAGGCCATGAAGGTCGGCGCGCCGGTGATCGGCCTCAACGACTCGGGCGGCGCCCGCATCCAGGAAGGCGTGGCGTCGCTCGGCGGCTATGCCGACGTGTTCCAGCGCAACGTGATGGCTTCGGGCGTGGTGCCGCAGATCTCCATGATCATGGGCCCCTGCGCCGGCGGCGCGGTGTATTCGCCGGCCATGACCGACTTCATCTTCATGGTGAAGGACAGCAGCTACATGTTCGTGACCGGCCCCGAAGTGGTGAAGACGGTGACGCACGAGGAAGTGACGGCCGAGGAACTGGGCGGCGCGTCCACGCACACCTGCAGGAGCGGCGTGGCCGACCTGGCCTTCGAGAACGACGTCGAGGCGCTGATCATGCTGCGCCGGCTGTACAACTACCTGCCGCTGAACAACCGCGAGAAGCCGCCGCTGCGCCCCAGCAACGATCCGGCCGACCGCATGGACTTCTCGCTCGACACGCTGGTGCCGGACAACGCGAACAAGCCCTACGACATGAAGGAGCTGATCACCAAGACGGTGGACGACGGCGACTTCTTCGAGCTGCAGCCGGACTACGCCAAGAACATCGTCATCGGCTTCGCCCGCATGGAAGGCCAGACGGTGGGCATCGTCGCCAACAACCCGCTGGTGCTGGCGGGCTGCCTGGACATCAAGAGCTCCATCAAAGCGGCGCGCTTCGTGCGCTTCTGCGATGCCTTCAACATCCCGGTCGTGACCTTCGTCGACGTGCCCGGTTTCATGCCCGGCACCTCGCAGGAATACGGCGGCATCATCAAGCACGGCGCCAAGCTGCTGTACGCCTACGCCGAGTGCACCGTGCCGAAGATCACCGTCATCACGCGCAAGGCCTACGGCGGCGCCTATGACGTGATGAGCTCCAAGCACCTGCGCGGCGACGTCAACTTCGCCTGGCCGAACGCCGAAATCGCGGTGATGGGCGCCAAGGGCGCGGTGGAGATCATCTTCCGCGAAGACAAGAACGACCCGGCCAAGCTGGCCGCGCGCGAGGCCGAATACAAGGCGCGCTTCGCGAACCCGTTTGTCGCGGGCGCCCGCGGCTTCATCGACGACGTGATCCTGCCGCACGAAACCCGCAAGCGCATCTGCCGCTCGCTGGTGATGCTGCGCGACAAGAAGCTCGAGAACCCGTGGCGCAAGCACGGGAACATCCCTCTCTGA